From the genome of Helicoverpa zea isolate HzStark_Cry1AcR chromosome 1, ilHelZeax1.1, whole genome shotgun sequence, one region includes:
- the LOC124640062 gene encoding biogenesis of lysosome-related organelles complex 1 subunit 5-like isoform X2, which yields MTELSREIGEIWSRLFDHRPFLNGEIKFMLKEFEEKRGDREVENLFAILEKLTDIKDSQAEKIIKSGETGLPVLKEKLQQALLLSDEVEKDYLEARKEHDKRRLELKEKRQVEWDQFIDDMNFKCQRIDNTFEEKEEELRDLYADLNHKLNIAK from the exons ATGACGGAGCTGTCACGAG AAATCGGAGAAATCTGGTCAAGATTATTCGACCACCGCCCATTCCTAAAtggtgaaataaaatttatgctGAAAGAGTTTGAG GAGAAGCGTGGAGACAGGGAAGTAGAAAATTTGTTTGCTATACTTGAGAAACTAACTGATATAAAAGACAGCCAGGCAGAAAAGATTATCAAAAGTGGAGAAACGGGTCTTCCAGTACTGAAAGAAAAGTTACAACAAGCGTTACTGCTCAGTGACGAAGTAGAGAAAGATTATCTGGAAGCACgcaag gagCATGATAAACGCAGATTAGAACTCAAAGAAAAGAGACAAGTTGAATGGGATCAGTTTATTGATGATATGAACTTCAAATGTCAAAGAATAGACAATACATttgaagaaaaagaagaagaactAAGAGATTTGTATGCTGACCTCAACCATAAACTAAATATTGCTAAATAA
- the LOC124640062 gene encoding uncharacterized protein LOC124640062 isoform X1: MDSIGSLVDTKLKIFPSTNLLNYLNTISIDDKTPINIARLVKGKEYEGNHKTTKEDTNKTPVHLNTNDIENLNKIKAIIEAKNDKHTEESDENSSKYDVIEEEKTEKDTSKEESSEKNKKNETSKKTEPDDKSGEKQKLNKEDPEQEDKLYITTADVDWLYAHLQQKRKSNVDGDKTVPYLHVLLEGASIETPENQVLKRDPVLEARCVKLRAQQEARDYRKMTKSVDNVRMRFPEDSISYQLKQMNRQLIAIGQFIISIFAGFLFGFRGVEWLVGNLDFGFRLLLGVMCALVIALAEIYFLAKKLNEELNIPETVQLGGPPKFADQPQYYVPKPSNSVANKEHQD; the protein is encoded by the exons ATGGATTCCATAGGATCGCTTGTTGATACCAAACTTAAGATCTTCCCATCCacaaatttattaaattatcttaaCACTATATCTATCGATGATAAAACACCTATAAATATTGCAAGACTGGTTAAAGGAAAAGAATATGAAGGAAACCACAAGACAACCAAAGAAGATACAAATAAGACTCCAGTACATCTCAATACCAATGATAttgaaaatctaaataaaataaaagctattATTGAGGCAAAAAACGACAAACATACAGAAGAATCTGATGAAAACTCCTCTAAATATGATGTTATCGAAGAAGAGAAAACTGAGAAGGACACTTCCAAAGAGGAGagttcagaaaaaaataaaaagaatgaaACTTCCAAAAAGACAGAGCCTGATGATAAATCTGGAGAGAAGCAGAAGCTTAATAAAGAGGATCCTGAACAAGAAGATAAATTGTATATAACTACTGCTGATGTAGACTGGTTGTACGCACACCTCCagcaaaaaagaaaatcaaatgtAGATGGTGACAAAACTGTACCATACTTACATGTTTTATTAGAAGGAGCTTCCATTGAAACTCCTGAAAACCAAGTACTTAAAAGAGATCCCGTTCTTGAGGCAAGGTGCGTCAAATTAAGGGCTCAACAGGAGGCAAGGGATTATCGAAAGATGACGAAATCTGTTGATAATGTTAGAATGAGGTTCCCCGAAGATAGTATTTCTTATCAAT TGAAACAAATGAATCGCCAACTAATAGCAATTGGACAGTTCATCATTTCAATATTTGCTGGATTTCTCTTTGGATTCAGAGGAGTCGAGTGGTTGGTGGGCAATCTGGACTTTGGTTTCAGGCTATTACTAGGCGTTATGTGCGCCTTGGTAATTGCTCTTGCAGAAATATACTTCTTAGCTAAAAAGTTAAATGAAGAATTGAATATACCAGAAACTGTTCAATTAGGTGGTCCACCTAAGTTTGCAGATCAACCACAATATTATGTGCCAAAACCATCTAACAGCGTGGCAAATAAGGAGCACCAGGATTAG